The nucleotide window ATGCAGATTGATCATATCTGGGTTATCATAAAATAAGGTCACCCATTTTGATGCATATTTGTAGCTATTCAAAAAGTCCTGCATTAGAAAACTATACCACAAATGTGCTTTATAAAGCCATAATTTTTCCCGGAAACCTAATTCTGAAATCTTAAATTTTGGTAGGCGACGGTAAAAATAGGCGGTTATTTTATCACCTTCCTCCTTACTTTTTGCGTAACCAGTTTTTAAGAAAAGGCCATATAATTGTAAAGAAAGATTAGACAACTTACTAGCAATTACATTGGCTGTGCTTAATTCTTTCGCTTGCACAGTAAGCTCATCCGCTCTACCACTGATACTCCGTGTTATGTATTGAGATTCTATAATTTTTTCAAGTTCAACAATTTCATATGCAAGATTTTTCTCTTCATTTTGAATTGCTAATTCCTTAGACTTATCTAATATTTTCAAACTTTGCTTATATAGACCCTTGTGGTACAAAATTGAAGCAAAATCTAATTGTTCCCTGATTTGCGAACGTACATTTTGATGTGAAGGATTGAGTTTAAGGCTGATTAGAATCTGCTTGTAAAGATGCGATTTCACATTTGCCAATTGCTGTTTTTTAACAATGCCGCTTTTTAAAATTTCAGCTTCATCATATACAGAGGCCTTGTCTAAAAGGTTAAATAAATTCAGAAATTTTGAATCTGAATTAACACCTAAACGCCCTACATAAAGTTTGAATTGTCGTTTTTCAGACTTGTTCAAAGACTTAATGAGTAAAAACAAGTTATCTTTTGGCCCTTTTATCATCAAATAAAATAAAGTATTAACTACTGATTTTCAATATATTAAATTGGAAGCAATTAATTTAAACATCGTAAGCCTTCCATTTTTTAAATACCTTTTTCCTTGCCTAGAATCTATTTTCGTAGTACAATACTAAAAATATATTTTTTTATAATGCCTGAAACAACTATTCAAATATTTGATACAACTTTAAGAGATGGGGAACAAGTTCCTGGATGTAAGTTAAACACCAAACAAAAACTTGTTATTGCAGAGAAACTAGATGAACTTGGAGTTGACATTATTGAAGCAGGATTTCCTGTCTCCAGCCCAGGAGACTTTGAATCTGTAGTAGAAATTTCAAAAATTGTCAAAAATGCTACTGTTTGTGGATTAACAAGAGCAAATGAAAATGATATTAAAGTAGCCGCTGAAGCCTTAAAATTGGCTAGAACTCCTCGCATACATACAGGAATTGGCACTTCAGAATCCCACATTACCCACAAATTTAAATCCACACAAGAGAAAATATTAGAACGAGCTTATGAAGCGGTTAAGTATGCCAAAAGCTTTGTTGAGGATGTGGAATTTTATGCTGAAGATGCTGGAAGAACAGACAACGAGTATTTAGCTCGGGTTTGTGAAGCAGCCATTAAAGCAGGTGCAACCGTCTTGAATATTCCAGACACAACGGGATATTGTTTACCCAATGAATATGGAGCAAAAATTAAATACCTAAAAGAAAACGTAAAGGGTATTGAAAAAGCAATACTGTCTTGCCACTGCCATAACGATTTGGGTCTTGCCACGGCTAATTCAATTGAAGGTGTGATAAATGGGGCGAGGCAGATTGAATGTACCATAAATGGTATAGGAGAGCGCGCCGGAAATACTGCTTTGGAAGAGGTTGTTATGATATTAAAGCAACACCCATACTTAAATTTTAATACCAACATTAATACTTCCATGTTATATGGTATGAGTCAGTTGGTTTCAGATAGCATGGGTATTTATACTCAACCTAATAAAGCTATTGTTGGGAGCAACGCTTTCGCACACAGTTCCGGAATACACCAAGATGGGGTAATCAAAAATCGTGAAACGTACGAAATTATTGATCCTAAGGATGTTGGAGTTACCGAATCTGCAATTGTTTTAACAGCGCGAAGTGGTAGAGCCGCATTGGCTTATCGAGCCAAAAATATCGGTTATAATTTAACTAAATTACAGTTGGATGAAATATACAGCAATTTCCTAGATCTTGCCGACACCAAAAAAGAAGTGAATGATAATGACATTCACCAAATAATAGAAAAAAGTAAAGTTTACAAAGAAATTATTTCTGCTTAATGAAAAAGACCCTATTCGATAAAGTTTGGGATGCGCATGTCGTTGATTCAATTGAAAACGGTCCAGATATTCTATATATCGACAAACATTTAATACACGAAGTAACAAGCCCGCAAGCCTTCAATGAATTAGAAACTCGCGGGATTCCAATTTTTAGACCCCAACAGGTGGTCGCTACCGCAGACCACAATACTCCTACTGTCGACCAACATTTACCAGTTAAGGATTTATTGTCTAGAAAGCAGTTGAAACAGTTGGCAGAAAATTGCGAAAAGAACGATATTACCTTTTACGGTTTAGGCCATCCTTATAATGGTATTGTACATGTAATGGCACCTGAATTAGGCATAACCCAACCAGGAATGACCATTGTCTGTGGTGACAGCCATACCTCTACCCATGGCGCTTTTGGCACCATTGCTTTTGGTATCGGAACTAGTCAAGTTGCCCAGGTTTTTGCAAGTCAGTGTTTATTGCTTTCAAAACCAAAAAGCATGAGAATTACCGTGAATGGCAAGTTGAAACCTGGCGTGCTTCCAAAGGATGTTATTCTTTATATTATTTCTGAAATAGGAACCGATGCTGGCACCGGACATTTTTGTGAATATGCTGGAGATGTGTTTGAGAACATGAGTATGGAAGGCCGTATGACGGTTTGTAATATGAGTATTGAAATGGGTGCTCGCGGCGGTATGATTGCACCTGACGAGACGACTTTTGAATATGTAAAAGGACGGGAATTTGCTCCTAAAGGTTTAGAATATGAACAAGCGGTTGCCTATTGGAAAACCCTACCGACAGATAACGGAGCAATTTTCGATAAAGAAATTCATTTTGATGCTGCCGACATAGAGCCGATGGTTACCTA belongs to Aegicerativicinus sediminis and includes:
- a CDS encoding 2-isopropylmalate synthase, which gives rise to MPETTIQIFDTTLRDGEQVPGCKLNTKQKLVIAEKLDELGVDIIEAGFPVSSPGDFESVVEISKIVKNATVCGLTRANENDIKVAAEALKLARTPRIHTGIGTSESHITHKFKSTQEKILERAYEAVKYAKSFVEDVEFYAEDAGRTDNEYLARVCEAAIKAGATVLNIPDTTGYCLPNEYGAKIKYLKENVKGIEKAILSCHCHNDLGLATANSIEGVINGARQIECTINGIGERAGNTALEEVVMILKQHPYLNFNTNINTSMLYGMSQLVSDSMGIYTQPNKAIVGSNAFAHSSGIHQDGVIKNRETYEIIDPKDVGVTESAIVLTARSGRAALAYRAKNIGYNLTKLQLDEIYSNFLDLADTKKEVNDNDIHQIIEKSKVYKEIISA
- the leuC gene encoding 3-isopropylmalate dehydratase large subunit, with the translated sequence MKKTLFDKVWDAHVVDSIENGPDILYIDKHLIHEVTSPQAFNELETRGIPIFRPQQVVATADHNTPTVDQHLPVKDLLSRKQLKQLAENCEKNDITFYGLGHPYNGIVHVMAPELGITQPGMTIVCGDSHTSTHGAFGTIAFGIGTSQVAQVFASQCLLLSKPKSMRITVNGKLKPGVLPKDVILYIISEIGTDAGTGHFCEYAGDVFENMSMEGRMTVCNMSIEMGARGGMIAPDETTFEYVKGREFAPKGLEYEQAVAYWKTLPTDNGAIFDKEIHFDAADIEPMVTYGTNPGMGIKINGSIPVENDESFKKSLQYMNFKAGESLVNKPINYVFIGSCTNSRIEDFRIAADYIKGKQKAENVTAWLVPGSKQVEAQIIEEGLKDIFEEAGFKLRQPGCSACLAMNDDKIPEGEYCVSTSNRNFEGRQGQGARTILASPLTAAATAISGKIIDVSAQLN